In Panacibacter ginsenosidivorans, the following proteins share a genomic window:
- a CDS encoding DinB family protein, whose translation MQTAIQPELFIKMVISNWEIQNTRLDKLLEDLSDEQLSAETAPGRNTGTYLLGHLIAINDGMQVLMSLGDKLYPDLQNIFVDNADKSGFTFPSIAELKTYWNKVNETLRQHFNNMQFSAWFTRHMAVSEEDFAKEPHRNKLNILINRTNHQSYHLGQMAYLKK comes from the coding sequence ATGCAAACTGCCATTCAGCCTGAGCTATTCATCAAAATGGTGATCAGTAACTGGGAGATACAAAATACAAGGCTTGACAAATTATTAGAGGATCTTTCTGATGAACAACTTTCTGCAGAAACAGCGCCTGGTAGAAACACAGGCACTTACCTGCTCGGTCATTTAATAGCTATAAATGATGGCATGCAGGTGCTGATGTCTCTGGGCGATAAATTGTACCCCGACCTGCAAAACATATTTGTAGACAATGCTGATAAGTCAGGATTTACGTTTCCATCCATTGCAGAATTAAAAACATATTGGAACAAAGTGAATGAAACATTAAGACAGCATTTCAACAATATGCAATTTTCTGCATGGTTTACGAGACACATGGCTGTTTCGGAGGAAGATTTTGCAAAAGAGCCGCACAGGAATAAACTGAACATTCTTATCAACAGAACCAATCACCAGAGTTATCATTTAGGGCAAATGGCTTATTTGAAGAAGTAA
- a CDS encoding efflux RND transporter periplasmic adaptor subunit, with the protein MKNCLSIFLLTYMAVACNSTKSDPITSPPFTLTDTMMAHTQFAKATIQNVKSELKLYGKVTADNSKMSQVYPVVGGNVIKVNAELGDYVKQGQTLAVIRSSEVAGYENERMDANSDVALAEKNLQVAKDLFAGKLNSEKDVVAAEKELEKAKAAQQRINEVYNIYSLKDGAQYNVTAPISGFVIDKNITQNELLNSNNISNLFSIAQINEVWVLANVNESDIAAITQGMDASIKTISYPDRVFTGKVDRIFNILDPETKAMKVRIRIPNDDLALKPEMSATVTLQYNENKKLVSIPSSAVIFDKSKNWVLIYKDKSHIETRQVDVYKQVGDTTYIVNGLNENETVITQNQMLIYDALND; encoded by the coding sequence ATGAAAAATTGTTTAAGCATATTCTTACTTACATATATGGCGGTTGCATGCAACAGCACCAAATCAGATCCCATAACATCGCCTCCATTCACACTTACAGACACCATGATGGCGCATACACAATTCGCAAAAGCCACCATACAAAATGTAAAAAGCGAATTAAAACTTTATGGAAAAGTTACTGCTGATAACAGCAAAATGTCGCAGGTGTATCCTGTGGTTGGTGGGAATGTTATAAAAGTAAATGCAGAACTCGGCGATTATGTAAAGCAGGGACAAACGCTTGCAGTTATTCGCAGTAGCGAAGTAGCGGGTTATGAAAATGAACGCATGGATGCAAACAGTGATGTAGCACTTGCAGAAAAAAACTTGCAGGTTGCCAAAGATCTTTTTGCAGGAAAATTGAATTCAGAAAAAGATGTTGTTGCAGCAGAGAAAGAACTGGAGAAAGCAAAAGCTGCACAACAACGCATCAATGAAGTGTATAATATCTACAGTTTAAAAGATGGCGCCCAATATAATGTTACAGCGCCTATTAGTGGTTTTGTAATTGATAAAAATATTACACAAAATGAATTGCTCAATAGCAATAATATCAGCAACCTTTTTTCTATTGCACAAATCAATGAAGTGTGGGTGTTGGCAAATGTAAACGAGTCGGATATCGCTGCTATTACACAAGGCATGGATGCTTCTATCAAAACAATCAGTTATCCCGATCGTGTTTTTACAGGAAAAGTCGATCGCATTTTTAACATACTCGATCCTGAAACAAAAGCAATGAAAGTGCGTATACGTATACCCAATGATGATCTGGCGTTAAAGCCTGAAATGAGCGCCACCGTTACGTTGCAGTACAATGAGAACAAGAAACTGGTTTCCATTCCATCCTCTGCAGTAATATTTGATAAAAGCAAAAACTGGGTATTGATCTATAAAGATAAAAGCCACATTGAAACACGACAGGTAGATGTTTACAAACAGGTTGGCGATACAACGTATATCGTAAATGGTTTGAATGAAAATGAAACGGTGATAACGCAAAACCAGATGCTTATTTACGATGCATTGAATGATTAA
- a CDS encoding efflux RND transporter permease subunit — protein sequence MNKFIKSIIAFSLKNKFFTFFWVAIIVIAGVFSFIKIPIEAFPDVTNTQIIIVTQWNGRSAEEVERFVTTPIEVAMNSLQKKTNVRSTTMFGLCVIKIIFDDDVDDFFARQQVNNQLRNVQLPDGVSPDVQPPYGPTGEIFRYTLQSDKRDTRDLLTIQNWVIDRQLRSVPGVADINAFGGQEKIYEISVDPVKLQKFNLTPLQLYEKVSQSNLNVGGDVIEKNGQAYVVRGLGLLSSVEDIENTIVDNESGNPVLVKNVATVAESSAPRVGQVGLDNNDDAVEGIVVMRKGENPSDVLAALKDKINELNTKILPSDVKMVTFYDRDNLMHYCTETVMHNLAEGIILVTVIVFLFMADWRTTVIVSIIIPLSLLFAFLCLKLKGMSANLLSLGAVDFGIIIDGAVVMVEGLFVALDHLAHKNGMQRFNKLAKLGLIKRTGAEMGKAVFFSKAIIITALLPIFSFEKVEGKMFSPLAWTLGFALLGALLFTLTLVPVLSSILLRKNVQEKNNWFVNFINKGVEKCFRWCFQHKRTSIAIAFVFLGATLFSTRWLGTEFLPQLNEGALWVEAKMPMSSSLNETVKIVSILRKDLMSFPEVNGVLSQTGRSNDGTDPSGFYYVQMQVNLKPRKEWQRKISYDDLVEEMDKKLKNYQGIGYNYSQPIIDNVAEAVAGMNANNAVKIFGDDLNTLDKLADQVQQQIENVPGIRDVGILRNIGQPEISVELDEEKMAIYGVNKADAQAVIEMAIGGKTATEKYEGEKKFDIRIRYQQDYRKDEQDIGNVMVPTIRGEKIPLKEIASIQKLTGPAFIYRDNTKRFIGVKFTVRERDLGSTVAEAQEKVFKNIKLPEGYSIGWAGEFENQVRASKRLTQVVPISLVTIFILLFIMFGNIKDAGLVLVNVPFALIGGILALHVTGMNFGISAGVGFIALFGICVQNGVILISEFNKKLRQKLSLEKAIIEGVKVRTRPVVMTAMMAALGLLPAALSSGIGSESQKPLATVIIGGLITATILTLLIFPIIYWIFYRKTFLHHEEV from the coding sequence ATGAACAAGTTTATAAAGAGCATCATTGCTTTCTCGCTTAAGAATAAATTCTTTACATTTTTTTGGGTGGCGATCATTGTGATAGCAGGTGTTTTTAGTTTTATAAAAATACCTATTGAAGCATTTCCTGATGTTACGAATACACAGATCATTATTGTAACGCAGTGGAATGGCCGTAGTGCAGAAGAGGTGGAACGCTTTGTAACAACGCCCATTGAAGTGGCGATGAACAGCCTGCAAAAGAAAACGAATGTGCGGTCCACAACCATGTTTGGTTTATGTGTGATTAAAATAATTTTTGATGATGATGTGGATGATTTTTTTGCACGGCAGCAAGTAAATAATCAATTACGTAATGTACAGCTACCTGATGGAGTAAGCCCTGATGTACAACCTCCCTACGGGCCAACAGGTGAAATATTTCGCTACACTTTGCAAAGTGATAAACGTGATACAAGAGATCTCTTAACAATTCAGAATTGGGTTATTGATCGTCAGTTGCGGAGTGTGCCGGGTGTCGCAGATATCAATGCATTTGGCGGGCAGGAGAAAATTTACGAGATAAGTGTTGATCCTGTGAAACTGCAAAAATTTAATCTCACACCATTGCAGTTGTACGAGAAAGTTTCGCAGAGTAATTTGAATGTTGGTGGTGATGTAATTGAAAAGAATGGACAAGCTTATGTCGTGCGTGGTTTAGGTTTACTGTCTTCTGTTGAAGATATTGAGAACACGATCGTTGATAATGAAAGTGGTAATCCTGTACTTGTAAAAAATGTGGCTACTGTTGCAGAATCAAGTGCACCAAGGGTTGGGCAGGTTGGCCTGGATAATAATGATGATGCGGTTGAAGGAATTGTAGTAATGCGAAAAGGAGAGAACCCCAGTGATGTACTGGCCGCATTAAAAGATAAGATCAATGAACTGAATACAAAAATTTTGCCATCTGATGTAAAAATGGTCACGTTTTACGATCGGGATAATTTGATGCATTATTGTACGGAAACAGTAATGCACAATCTTGCAGAAGGTATTATACTTGTTACGGTAATTGTGTTTTTGTTTATGGCCGACTGGCGCACTACAGTAATTGTTTCCATTATTATTCCGCTTTCACTGTTGTTTGCCTTTCTGTGTTTGAAGTTAAAAGGTATGAGTGCCAACCTGCTTTCGTTAGGTGCGGTGGACTTTGGTATCATCATAGATGGAGCCGTCGTGATGGTAGAAGGGTTGTTTGTTGCGTTGGATCATTTGGCCCACAAGAATGGCATGCAGCGGTTTAATAAATTGGCCAAACTTGGCTTGATAAAACGAACCGGTGCAGAAATGGGTAAGGCCGTGTTCTTTTCAAAAGCAATTATCATTACTGCATTGCTACCGATATTTTCTTTTGAGAAAGTGGAAGGAAAAATGTTTTCGCCACTGGCATGGACGTTAGGCTTCGCTTTGCTAGGAGCACTATTATTTACACTTACATTAGTGCCTGTTCTATCTTCTATACTGCTAAGAAAGAATGTACAGGAGAAAAACAACTGGTTTGTAAATTTTATCAATAAGGGAGTTGAAAAATGTTTTCGGTGGTGCTTTCAGCATAAACGCACCAGTATTGCTATTGCTTTTGTGTTTCTTGGGGCGACACTTTTCTCTACAAGATGGCTGGGTACTGAATTTTTGCCGCAGTTAAACGAAGGTGCGTTATGGGTAGAAGCAAAGATGCCGATGAGTAGTTCATTGAATGAAACAGTTAAAATAGTAAGCATTCTACGGAAAGATCTCATGAGCTTCCCGGAAGTAAATGGTGTGCTATCACAGACAGGAAGAAGCAATGATGGCACTGACCCCAGTGGCTTTTATTACGTGCAGATGCAGGTTAATTTAAAACCGCGGAAAGAATGGCAAAGGAAAATTTCTTATGATGATCTTGTTGAAGAAATGGATAAAAAACTGAAGAATTACCAGGGCATTGGTTACAATTATTCCCAACCCATTATTGATAATGTTGCAGAAGCCGTTGCTGGTATGAATGCCAACAACGCGGTGAAAATATTTGGAGACGATCTTAATACATTAGATAAACTGGCCGATCAGGTGCAGCAGCAAATAGAAAATGTGCCGGGCATAAGAGACGTTGGTATTCTTAGAAATATCGGTCAACCCGAAATAAGCGTAGAACTCGATGAAGAAAAAATGGCCATTTATGGTGTAAACAAAGCCGATGCGCAGGCTGTAATTGAAATGGCAATAGGTGGTAAAACCGCCACCGAGAAATATGAAGGTGAAAAGAAATTTGATATCCGAATCCGCTACCAGCAGGATTACCGTAAAGACGAGCAGGATATTGGCAATGTAATGGTACCCACGATTCGCGGAGAAAAAATTCCATTAAAAGAGATTGCAAGCATTCAGAAATTAACCGGCCCGGCATTTATATATAGAGACAACACAAAGCGTTTTATTGGCGTTAAGTTTACCGTTCGTGAAAGAGATTTGGGCAGCACCGTTGCGGAAGCTCAGGAAAAAGTATTTAAAAATATTAAGTTGCCAGAAGGTTACAGCATAGGTTGGGCTGGCGAATTTGAGAACCAGGTAAGGGCAAGTAAAAGACTTACACAGGTTGTGCCGATAAGTCTTGTTACCATATTTATTTTATTATTTATCATGTTTGGTAATATAAAAGATGCAGGACTTGTATTGGTAAATGTGCCTTTTGCATTGATTGGTGGCATACTCGCTCTACATGTTACCGGTATGAACTTTGGTATTTCTGCAGGAGTTGGCTTTATTGCGCTCTTTGGCATTTGCGTACAAAATGGCGTAATCCTTATTTCAGAGTTCAATAAAAAGCTCCGGCAAAAGTTATCACTGGAAAAAGCCATTATTGAAGGCGTTAAAGTAAGAACCCGCCCTGTAGTAATGACTGCGATGATGGCTGCATTGGGGTTATTGCCCGCTGCTTTATCAAGCGGTATTGGCTCAGAATCTCAAAAACCATTGGCCACCGTTATTATCGGCGGTTTGATAACAGCAACCATACTAACATTATTAATATTCCCAATCATTTATTGGATATTCTACCGCAAAACATTCCTTCATCACGAAGAAGTATAA
- a CDS encoding TolC family protein has product MSKAIYSCRHLPVLVFFAILSVHAFAQDSLHLSIGESDKMFLQTNLMVAAGQLNVDAQKAMEIQAKLYPNPQFSVGLNAYDTDNKNFFYAGKNGEKAVTFEQLILLGGKRKNEIELSKQNTKQAELELEDMLRNLKYKLHTSLYSVYFDLQTLQKFNTQLQQLDTIIASYEIQAKKGNLPLKEVVRLKSTYIQLNNNKTELLQSIQDEQKDLQVMLQTTAFVIPAINENVWSQYESLPAIDSLQQLALKSRTDVMLATLNRSIADINVHYQKSLAVPDLTLNTAYDQRGGAFNNQFLFTVGIPLPIWNRNQGNIHYAQTQTKLAAVNEQMQQTSVSAEVNAAWYNMQRSIQEYKKTQDVYNKDFTDVYDGMRENFLKQNISIVEFVDFFESYNESLAEVNRIKKQLALSAENINYTTAYPVY; this is encoded by the coding sequence ATGAGTAAAGCAATATACAGTTGCAGGCATCTGCCTGTACTGGTATTTTTTGCAATACTGTCTGTGCATGCATTTGCACAGGATAGTTTGCATTTATCAATCGGCGAATCGGATAAGATGTTCCTGCAAACAAATTTGATGGTAGCTGCAGGACAATTGAATGTAGATGCCCAAAAAGCAATGGAGATACAGGCAAAGCTGTATCCCAACCCACAGTTTAGTGTTGGGCTTAATGCTTATGATACGGATAATAAGAACTTTTTTTATGCCGGCAAAAATGGAGAGAAGGCAGTAACCTTTGAGCAATTGATTCTATTGGGTGGCAAACGTAAAAATGAAATAGAACTTTCCAAACAAAATACAAAACAGGCGGAGTTGGAACTGGAAGATATGTTGCGTAATCTTAAGTACAAATTACACACCAGTTTGTACTCTGTTTATTTCGATCTGCAAACCCTGCAGAAATTCAATACACAGTTGCAACAACTGGATACGATCATAGCATCGTACGAAATACAGGCTAAAAAGGGCAATCTTCCTTTGAAAGAAGTGGTGCGGCTTAAATCAACTTACATACAACTCAATAATAATAAAACAGAGCTGCTGCAATCCATACAGGATGAACAAAAAGACCTGCAGGTAATGCTGCAGACAACTGCTTTTGTAATTCCGGCAATAAATGAAAATGTTTGGAGCCAATACGAATCTCTGCCTGCCATTGATTCATTGCAACAACTTGCGCTCAAAAGCAGGACAGATGTTATGCTGGCAACACTTAATAGATCTATTGCAGATATTAATGTGCATTACCAGAAAAGCCTTGCAGTACCTGATCTTACACTCAATACTGCTTACGATCAGCGTGGCGGTGCATTCAATAACCAGTTTTTATTTACTGTTGGTATTCCGCTTCCAATATGGAACCGAAACCAGGGAAATATTCATTATGCTCAGACGCAAACAAAACTGGCTGCAGTAAATGAACAGATGCAACAGACAAGCGTTTCGGCCGAAGTAAATGCAGCATGGTACAATATGCAACGCAGCATACAGGAATACAAAAAAACACAGGATGTTTACAATAAAGATTTTACGGATGTATATGATGGTATGCGTGAGAATTTCCTGAAACAAAATATCAGTATCGTAGAATTTGTTGACTTCTTTGAATCTTATAATGAAAGTCTTGCAGAAGTCAACCGCATCAAAAAGCAACTGGCGCTTTCTGCAGAAAATATCAATTACACAACAGCATATCCTGTTTATTAA